The Aspergillus oryzae RIB40 DNA, chromosome 5 genome segment TAGGTGTGTACCGCCTCGGCAAACCCTCGTGATTGTAAAAGCGTCGTGTCAATTCGCGACCCCCGTCGGGAAGCCCCTCCTAGATAAGCTTCGATAATGTCTCTCGCTGTCCTCCGCTTCTGTCTGGCTTCTCGCAAAAGGTCGTAAGCAGCACACATGTGCTGTTGGAATTCCGACAGCCTGGCTTGGTCCCATGCTGTCTTTGCAAGGATACGATGCACATCGATTGTAGGACGAACATTGAAATTGCTCGACGTCATTGTTTCGAATACACCCTTCACAAACTCCGGAGGCACTTTGCCTAATGAATTCCGCTTGGCGTCAGGACCGAACCGATTCCGTGATAGGACAAAGGAGCGCTCAAGCAGTTCAAGCCAGACTGTTTCCGGGACAGGGATATCATACGAGTTTGAAATGAACTCAATAGCTCGCAATGCACCGGAAATATCATTGTTCGTGCCGAAAGCATGGGCGATTGCAAACAGGAGGCGACTTGAAGGGTACAGAGGAGACGATCGGTCATAACTAGTGGCTGGAGGTAATTCAGACGGATCCAGTGTCGCGAGCGCATCGATGTCAACATTCCACGCTACTTTGAGCACGTTCTTCATCCCCTGTACATGGCCCACACGGCTAGATGCCAACATCACATTGATAAAAGTGACCTCATCACCATGATACCCCTGTTCGGTCATCCTGTTGAATATCTGGAGCACTTCCTTTCGAACGCTCTTTTCAGCGGTACGGTAGCCCTGCCAACCAACATTTGGATGGAAAAACCTTCTGTGCCGATAAGCGTAAGGCGTCATCCTTGTGTGATATCTCTCTCGCCCGGTATAGGCCTTGTCCCAGACCTTGGCTTCCATGTAATAATTGTAGCATGTGACGTCTGGAACGACTTCGTCTTCTGTCATGCTATGCCAAATGTAATCGGCCATGAGAGCATCTCCAATGGACCGTGCACAATCCAGCAGGTGAGTGTACTCTGCTAGACCAAGGGCCTGACCGGCCGACCGTCGAATTGAAACCACCGTAGCCAATTTGGTCGCAAAATCATCGAAGATGGAGTCTAGCGACTCAAATCTCTTGAGTTTCGCGGCACTTGGATGGATCGGCCGGTGGATCTCGCGATAGGGAACCACAAAGTAAGCGGGAGATAGTAAATGGAATACTTCAACGAATACGGTCTGAGGCATCGAACCAACCAACTCTTCGTTGCGAGGATCGAGCAGAGCGTCCATAACCTGATCAGGTTGGCCATCCTGTATAATCTCATAGAATGTTGCCTTCAGTGCACTCAGGTCCTCGTCGGTACTTAGTACCACATCAGCGGTGTGGGGTAC includes the following:
- a CDS encoding uncharacterized protein (predicted protein), whose translation is MRGLVLASERFSSLLVVPSCGRNRSTQFALCAGPTRVIVPARDSTQWRSFTNNIPRDASWNVNNDPPNDRRSSRARVASSRLSTTSILEGGGSHYDHVPHTADVVLSTDEDLSALKATFYEIIQDGQPDQVMDALLDPRNEELVGSMPQTVFVEVFHLLSPAYFVVPYREIHRPIHPSAAKLKRFESLDSIFDDFATKLATVVSIRRSAGQALGLAEYTHLLDCARSIGDALMADYIWHSMTEDEVVPDVTCYNYYMEAKVWDKAYTGRERYHTRMTPYAYRHRRFFHPNVGWQGYRTAEKSVRKEVLQIFNRMTEQGYHGDEVTFINVMLASSRVGHVQGMKNVLKVAWNVDIDALATLDPSELPPATSYDRSSPLYPSSRLLFAIAHAFGTNNDISGALRAIEFISNSYDIPVPETVWLELLERSFVLSRNRFGPDAKRNSLGKVPPEFVKGVFETMTSSNFNVRPTIDVHRILAKTAWDQARLSEFQQHMCAAYDLLREARQKRRTARDIIEAYLGGASRRGSRIDTTLLQSRGFAEAVHTYDVLRLRTAQQTITMERFARLLVTHKRWTGRDNPVWERCLLPQMLEEWQDFLPQSFQYRVRDGQVNLLGATHWGQHRLTLHNRVAVRRPTAENGVVLDEEAVEMDDDFVWAQYLRSNPDLDLNAAPLKRLFSGVVERTRRPRPSTLDRGYVSEPQKLDSEADELSDLPEEEYAGTQWTAQRQKGREAPGVIPGTFDMIFS